Proteins encoded in a region of the Pseudomonas sp. GOM7 genome:
- the alr gene encoding alanine racemase, with translation MRPLAAIVDLAAIAHNYAAAKRCAPGRQAFAVVKANAYGHGVREVVTALQDVADGFAVASLEEAAEVRAMHGEARILLLEGCFESSEYAIAAQLGLDLVVQSAAQARALIASELARPLNVWLKLDSGMHRLGFEPTELRLWHACLQDAAQVAELNLLSHFACADERGHPLTELQVERFLDLLDLDFNHRSLANSAAVLTIPAAHMDWLRPGIMLYGATPFAELSAHDLGLRPAMTLAARVIAVREVAVGESVGYGAAWIAERPSRIATVSCGYADGYPRHAPSGTPVLVEGQRAPLAGRVSMDMLAVDITELSEAGIDSPVELWGANLPVDEVAAACGTIGYELLTKVTTRVPRRYIG, from the coding sequence ATGCGTCCGCTTGCTGCTATCGTCGATCTTGCCGCCATTGCCCACAATTACGCCGCTGCCAAGCGCTGTGCGCCGGGGCGGCAGGCGTTTGCGGTGGTCAAGGCCAATGCCTACGGGCACGGCGTGCGGGAGGTGGTGACGGCACTGCAGGATGTCGCCGACGGTTTCGCCGTGGCTAGCCTGGAGGAGGCGGCTGAGGTGCGGGCGATGCACGGCGAGGCGCGCATCCTGCTGCTCGAAGGCTGCTTCGAGTCCAGCGAATACGCCATCGCGGCGCAGCTCGGTCTGGATCTGGTGGTGCAAAGTGCGGCACAGGCCAGGGCGCTGATCGCCAGTGAATTGGCGCGTCCGCTCAACGTCTGGCTCAAGCTGGACTCCGGCATGCACCGTCTGGGGTTCGAGCCTACTGAGTTGCGTCTGTGGCATGCCTGTCTGCAGGATGCTGCTCAGGTTGCCGAACTCAACCTGCTCAGCCATTTCGCCTGCGCTGACGAGCGTGGCCATCCGCTCACCGAATTGCAGGTCGAGCGCTTCCTCGATTTGCTGGATCTGGATTTCAACCATCGCTCGTTGGCCAACTCGGCGGCGGTACTGACCATTCCCGCCGCGCACATGGATTGGCTGCGCCCCGGCATCATGCTCTACGGTGCCACCCCCTTCGCTGAGCTCAGCGCCCATGATCTCGGCCTCAGGCCAGCCATGACCCTGGCGGCGCGAGTCATCGCCGTACGTGAGGTGGCAGTGGGCGAGAGTGTCGGTTATGGCGCCGCCTGGATTGCCGAGCGCCCATCGCGCATCGCCACGGTCAGTTGCGGCTATGCCGATGGTTATCCACGCCACGCGCCGAGCGGGACGCCGGTGCTGGTCGAGGGGCAGCGTGCGCCACTGGCGGGTAGGGTGTCGATGGACATGCTGGCCGTGGATATCACCGAGCTGAGCGAAGCCGGTATCGATTCGCCAGTGGAGCTGTGGGGCGCGAACCTGCCGGTGGATGAGGTGGCAGCCGCCTGCGGCACCATCGGCTACGAACTGCTGACCAAGGTCACCACACGCGTGCCCCGGCGCTATATCGGTTGA